From Rutidosis leptorrhynchoides isolate AG116_Rl617_1_P2 chromosome 3, CSIRO_AGI_Rlap_v1, whole genome shotgun sequence, a single genomic window includes:
- the LOC139896832 gene encoding F-box protein SKIP28, which translates to MGQPHESLYLVLPYLPLFELLAMAQVCRSFKETLHDDILPWLNIVVDENHRKSRVTDEILMKITSKSMGRLTSLVLINCVKITDYGLQNVIANNPGINKLHVPHCTALTPEGIIKAVTTLNQHNVTLRTLKINGIINITKEHLQTLHSLLQSNNCSSIDVGICPKCDEVRMVYDCPLETCERKRTTGSCKGCKFCVLRCEECRKCVEFGDEDNEAACEDTLCEDCWIRLPKCSFCNKPYCNKHTNKQCVVPGSSGFVCDVCHSKIDEI; encoded by the exons ATGGGACAACCTCATGAATCATTGTACCTTGTGTTACCTTATCTTCCACTTTTTGAGCTTCTTGCCATGGCTCAAGTATGTAGATCCTTCAAAGAAACTTTACATGATGATATATTGCCTTGGTTGAACATCGTAGTGGACGAGAATCATCGAAAATCAAGGGTTACAGATGAAATACTTATGAAGATTACTTCCAAGTCTATGGGCAGGCTTACTAGTTTGGTTCTTATTAATTGTGTCAAGATTACGGATTATGGACTTCAAAACGTCATAGCAAATAATCCTGGAATTAACAAG CTGCATGTACCACACTGCACAGCTTTAACTCCCGAAGGGATTATCAAAGCGGTAACAACTTTAAATCAACACAACGTCACATTAAGAACACTAAAGATAAATGGGATCATCAACATCACGAAAGAACACCTTCAAACGCTACACTCATTGTTACAATCGAACAATTGTTCTTCCATAGATGTCGGAATTTGTCCAAAATGTGATGAAGTGAGAATGGTTTACGATTGCCCGTTAGAAACATGCGAGAGAAAGAGAACAACAGGTAGTTGTAAAGGGTGCAAGTTTTGTGTTTTGAGATGTGAAGAATGCAGAAAATGTGTCGAGTTtggtgatgaagataatgaagcagCTTGTGAAGATACTTTGTGTGAAGATTGTTGGATTCGGTTACCGAAATGCAGTTTTTGTAACAAACCTTATTGTAACAAACATACTAATAAGCAATGTGTTGTCCCTGGATCCTCTGGTTTTGTATGTGACGTGTGTCACTCGAAAATCGATGAAATTTGA
- the LOC139896831 gene encoding protein TIFY 7-like isoform X1: MERDFMGLNSKEEAIEAVLSKSSAYQWSLSNGYKALNNRNSGENQKSIGGSNEPRGPVQLTIFYGGMVNVYDNMSPEKAQAIMLLAGNGPTPPRTPAGDGVYMTQPMNPGPSTGTSTTATDAPKVTSSFRPVMQSAVPQMRGASLARFLEKRRERVMASAPYNVSKSSSDSNTKPSSTSAPNKDEKK; the protein is encoded by the exons ATGGAGAGAGATTTCATGGGTTTGAATTCTAAAGAAGAAGCAATAGAAGCAG TGTTATCGAAGAGCTCTGCATATCAGTGGTCTTTGTCAA ATGGTTATAAAGCCCTCAACAATCGAAACTCTGGGGAAAATCAG AAAAGTATCGGCGGTAGCAATGAACCACGTGGTCCGGTTCAATTAACCATATTTTACGGTGGTATGGTGAATGTCTACGACAATATGTCCCCTGAGAAG GCTCAGGCTATAATGTTATTAGCCGGAAATGGACCAACTCCACCGAGGACTCCAGCCGGAGACGGGGTTTACATGACCCAGCCAATGAACCCGGGTCCATCAACTGGCACCTCAACGACGGCTACAGATGCGCCAAAAGTGACGAGCTCGTTTCGACCGGTGATGCAGTCAG CTGTTCCTCAAATGCGTGGAGCATCTTTGGCTCGTTTTCTTGAGAAACGCAGGGAAAG AGTGATGGCATCCGCTCCTTACAATGTAAGTAAGAGCTCATCGGACTCCAACACCAAACCTAGTTCAACCAGCGCACCCAACAAAGATGAAAAGAAGTAA
- the LOC139896831 gene encoding protein TIFY 7-like isoform X2, with product MERDFMGLNSKEEAIEADGYKALNNRNSGENQKSIGGSNEPRGPVQLTIFYGGMVNVYDNMSPEKAQAIMLLAGNGPTPPRTPAGDGVYMTQPMNPGPSTGTSTTATDAPKVTSSFRPVMQSAVPQMRGASLARFLEKRRERVMASAPYNVSKSSSDSNTKPSSTSAPNKDEKK from the exons ATGGAGAGAGATTTCATGGGTTTGAATTCTAAAGAAGAAGCAATAGAAGCAG ATGGTTATAAAGCCCTCAACAATCGAAACTCTGGGGAAAATCAG AAAAGTATCGGCGGTAGCAATGAACCACGTGGTCCGGTTCAATTAACCATATTTTACGGTGGTATGGTGAATGTCTACGACAATATGTCCCCTGAGAAG GCTCAGGCTATAATGTTATTAGCCGGAAATGGACCAACTCCACCGAGGACTCCAGCCGGAGACGGGGTTTACATGACCCAGCCAATGAACCCGGGTCCATCAACTGGCACCTCAACGACGGCTACAGATGCGCCAAAAGTGACGAGCTCGTTTCGACCGGTGATGCAGTCAG CTGTTCCTCAAATGCGTGGAGCATCTTTGGCTCGTTTTCTTGAGAAACGCAGGGAAAG AGTGATGGCATCCGCTCCTTACAATGTAAGTAAGAGCTCATCGGACTCCAACACCAAACCTAGTTCAACCAGCGCACCCAACAAAGATGAAAAGAAGTAA